CCCGGAGTGAATTACCCGGAAGCCCAGAGTCGCCTCCATGACCTTCAGCTCCTCGGCCACCCGGGCGTCCATACTCCCCATCCCTCCCGTAATGCGGCGTCCCTCTGGTTGCTCCGTGTCCACCACCTCTCGTCGAATTCCCACCGTCCCCTCTCCTTCCACTCGAGTCTCGTGGATCCACGTAACTTGAGCCAGTTTGCCCCCACACTCCACCCTCCCGCTCGCTCCCCTTGGTGTTTTGCGGCTGCCTCaggctctgcctctctccagcctcATAGTACCGGCCCGCCGAGTACCCTGGGCTCGACTGATCCCACCCTCGTTGACCCCTGTCCCCGTCTTTGTGCCGACGGGAGTGAGGACCCGGCACCTCCTCCACCTCTCGGCCTCGCCCCAGGTGACCCCCAGAGGCCTTCTGAGCAGATGCAGGCTGTTCGACGTTCTCGTACCACGCTTGGTCACCGCCTGGGGCTTCGGCGCCGCCTGCGCCCGCCTGGTGAGACGCTTGCCAAGGCTCCCACGATGACGGGAAGTCGgacgcctcttcttttcctccactCCAGCCGGAACCCGCCTGTGGGAATCCTTGTCCCGCTTGCGGTCTCGACCTGCCGGTGTGGCGGAAGtgcgcctcctcctcgctctgtGGAGGTCGCGACGCCTGTTGCTGCCAGGCCGACgagcctgcatgcgcatgcggcgAGGCGCACGACACCCCGAACCCGGCCTGGGTTCCCTGTCCCCGACTGCTTTCGGGCGCGAGGCCTGGAAGGCCCCTCTCGCCCTGCGAACTAGGGTGCGCACCTGGGAGCTGCAGATGCCTCTGGGAGTGCGCGCCGCTGCCCCCGTCAGCATTGGGATGCTCCAAGAAATCACCACTCCCTTGGTGCCACGCGACTCCACTTCCTCCGCCTTGCTGATTCGAAGCCGCGCGAGCGGGTATCGCGTCCGAAGCCCGGCCCATCGCTGTGCGTCCAGCCGCGGCCTCGCTGCGCCAGTCGTCGCCCTGGAGCCCGCGCCAACCTCCGACCTGGAGTCCGCGCCCTCCTGAGCTTTCAGGACCGCAGAACGGCAGGCCGCCCCCACTCTGTTGGCCGCTGCTTGCGAGCTGGGACCTGCTCCAGAAACCTCCTCTTGAGTCTCCTGCCGCCATGTCACTCGATCGCTCTGGCCCTCCGCCGGGGGCGCCTCCCCACGGCCCGACTCCCGTGCCGCTGCTCGGTGCCTTGCCTCCATACCCACTTCGGTCGTCAGATGGAGGGCCCCGTCGAAATCCCTGAGACCTGCCGTCCGGGGGACCCATGCCTGGGCCACTTCCACGTGGGCTCCCGCCGCCCCACGGGCCTCCGCCCCGCGGCGCGCCTCCGTGCACACCGCTACCGGACTCGCCTGCGAACGATGATCCTCCAGAAACTCCAGAGTGAAGCCCTAAAGCCCCACTGTGTACGGGATGGTGCCCGGGCAGCGGTCCTCCCTCCGGGCGTCTTCGGATGTCTCTGATGTCCGCCGTCGGAGACGCAAAGTCCGGGCGAGGCCCCCGGCCCGTCGAGCGACCCATTCCCGGGCCGTAGCCTGTGTCGCTGCCATGTGTGCCTGCAGGCGACCCTCCAGCGTGGCCAGGCACTGCCCGGTGGAAAGCCGGAGGAGAACCCGAGTCCATCCCACCTTCCTCAGGAGGCCGGCCACCAGGGCCAGTCTCGAATCTGGGGGGAAGCGCGGGCACAGAGGACagctcgcgctctctcttgACGCGGTTTGGAAAGCCATAGGCTTGAGGAGACTCGTAGAAAGCACCTGAACCTGGTTCCTGAGGAACACTGCCTTGGCCCCCGCGATACCCTGGCGCCTGCTCCGGCGGCAGCGCCTGAGCCTCCCAGCCCTGGGGCCCGCCGGGTCCTCCAGCTCTGCCGCCTGCGCCTGCCGACAGAATGACAGGGCGCCGGCCTGGCCTCTGAGAGACGCTTGCGGGAGCACTCTGACCCGAGTCATCTAAATGTGCATGGCCGTAGCCGTAGGGCGGCAGCCGGTCCCCGCCATGAGCTTCCTCGCGACGCCCCGACGGATACACGGAGGCTGGCGACGCGTGAAAGGGTCCCGACGGCTGGCCTTTGGGGCCCTCAAGCCCCCCCGGAGCCCCTTCCATCCCTGGAACCACACCAGGCTCTTTTCCGGGCCAGCCTCCCATGCGAACGTCTCCGAACCGCCCTGGCAGAGGCTGCCCGGCCGGAGGCGCAGAGCCCGACCCTTTGTACCCGGCCGCGACCGTCTCCTCGTTATGAGACCGGTGAAAGCCCGGTCGAGGTCCAGCTGCAACTCGGGGACCTCTCCCTCCGACTCCAACAGCTAGCGGGTTCGCGGCGTGGCCAGCAAGGTCTGGGGACACACTCGCGGCCGCGTGGGCCTCGCCCAAGTACGGCGGGAGCGTGGAGCCGTCTTGCGAAGAAACCGGCGGGTTCAGCACAATCGGACCGCCTGCACGACCCCCTCGCCCTTGCAGCGGACACACAGGGTGTGGTGGACTGATGATCGTAGGCACAGACGCGACTCCAGCCGAGCCCACTGCCCCggaaggcggaggcggcggagtGCCTCCCGCGGACGCGGCACCATGCGCCCCCACACCTCGCATACCCGCAGGCCCAGCAGCGCGGATGTCCAAACTAGAGGTCCCCGGGCGTCCCCCCGACGGCGGGCCCCGGGGAAACGGCGGGGGGTCCCGCATCGGCCCGTTCGATTGTTGCACATGCGAGGGCGATGGAGACGCTCCTAAGGTGGCAGGGGCGCTAGCAGATGCaggaggtggaggcggcggatGCTGAGTAAAGGGCGTCGGACTGCTGCGGGCCCCTGCATGCGACGAGACGCAACTGGCAGGAGTCGACGCGTGCGTCAGCGAGGTACCCGTCGACCCGCTGAAGAAAGGTGCCCTCCCGGAGGGTGGTCTCGCCCCGCCCGGCGACGGGCGGGCGCTTGGAGCCGTCAAAATTTGCAGGCCTCCCGGAGGTGGTGGGCCGGACCGAGGTGACGGAGGCGGTGGCGGGTGGTGAGGCTGAAGAACCAGTACAACGAACACCCGGGAACATGAAACATCCGCCTCCATGGAACGCCTTCGGTACTCCAATGATCCCGGAAATCTCACGTGCTCCTGCCTACGTATCATCAACGGCATCGGAACCAACAGGATTTGCCAGTATTTCCAGCGAGACGGAACGACTGCACAGACGGTCGATTGAGCACCCTTCATAATGTGTAAGTTCTGCGCATAATGCATTTGCACAGCCCGTCCAGTGGATTGCTCCACGCGGTACGGTACACCGGAGAAGACAGCTTCTTCTACGCTAGGAAACATACTCGCGGATCTGAAGAGGCCAAAGCCGACAGCAGCGAAAAGACTTCTTACTCGCTTCGGATGAATCACTCGAGGCATCGGAGGCGGGGCAGGCGTCCCAGTGGTGCCCGGAGGCGGAGGGGGGGCTGCGAAACAGGCACACATCATATGGAAAAAGCATGTGCAAACTGACAAGCTAGGGGAACGAAGAAAATCCAGGAATGCCATAGGCGACAAGAGGCCTTGTCAAAGCAAGCCTGCAGTTGTTAAAAGTGAACATTGTCTTGCGTTCACAACTAGCGAAAACACACACGTAGAAGAAAACAAGTCGGATTTGCTTGAAGCATGGGCAAAGTTGTGTCGCGTCACGCCTACGTTTGATAACAACAGGTCCCCTGGACGGCCCGCCGCCTGCCGCCACTCCGGGAGGGAAACTGAACTTCTTTTTGCCGGACttcttgcgtttcttccttttccctgCAGTTTCGTCGCCTCCGTCCCGATCCTCTTCCCGCTCGCCTTGTTCGTGTCCAGGCACTTCGCTTTGTTGCTCGTGCGCCTGCTCGCCTTTGCCAGCGGCACCGAGTCCGTCTCCGCCATTCTCTCGTCCATCTTCGTctgtccttccttcttctgcttgttggtagtcttcttctccagcgtctGCACACTCTGCCGCGCCCGCATCGTCAGCGAAGTCTTcacgcctctcttctcctccttctacagcgtctccttcttctacgtcttctcctccttctacgacttctctgccttcttctgcgccaTCATCTCGGCTTAGATCGTCCCAGggtccttctccttctccagagTATTCCGCTAGTTCGTCACCGCGTCGGTCTTCATCTCTGGCGAATTCGCCGCTGTCTAGGTCGTGTTCCAGAGGGAGGCCCGGCGGtagctcttcttcgtcgtaGGCGACATCATCGTCTTCCTTG
This Toxoplasma gondii ME49 chromosome VIII, whole genome shotgun sequence DNA region includes the following protein-coding sequences:
- a CDS encoding RNA recognition motif-containing protein (encoded by transcript TGME49_270880) encodes the protein MIGVSVAGVTSAEHGADPAEVEDVAGDEESFSHFGTSEQLNARDDLDAGLKEDDDVAYDEEELPPGLPLEHDLDSGEFARDEDRRGDELAEYSGEGEGPWDDLSRDDGAEEGREVVEGGEDVEEGDAVEGGEERREDFADDAGAAECADAGEEDYQQAEEGRTDEDGRENGGDGLGAAGKGEQAHEQQSEVPGHEQGEREEDRDGGDETAGKRKKRKKSGKKKFSFPPGVAAGGGPSRGPVVIKPPPPPPGTTGTPAPPPMPRVIHPKRPHHPPPPPSPRSGPPPPGGLQILTAPSARPSPGGARPPSGRAPFFSGSTGTSLTHASTPASCVSSHAGARSSPTPFTQHPPPPPPASASAPATLGASPSPSHVQQSNGPMRDPPPFPRGPPSGGRPGTSSLDIRAAGPAGMRGVGAHGAASAGGTPPPPPSGAVGSAGVASVPTIISPPHPVCPLQGRGGRAGGPIVLNPPVSSQDGSTLPPYLGEAHAAASVSPDLAGHAANPLAVGVGGRGPRVAAGPRPGFHRSHNEETVAAGYKGSGSAPPAGQPLPGRFGDVRMGGWPGKEPGVVPGMEGAPGGLEGPKGQPSGPFHASPASVYPSGRREEAHGGDRLPPYGYGHAHLDDSGQSAPASVSQRPGRRPVILSAGAGGRAGGPGGPQGWEAQALPPEQAPGYRGGQGSVPQEPGSGAFYESPQAYGFPNRVKRERELSSVPALPPRFETGPGGRPPEEGGMDSGSPPAFHRAVPGHAGGSPAGTHGSDTGYGPGMGRSTGRGPRPDFASPTADIRDIRRRPEGGPLPGHHPVHSGALGLHSGVSGGSSFAGESGSGVHGGAPRGGGPWGGGSPRGSGPGMGPPDGRSQGFRRGPPSDDRSGYGGKAPSSGTGVGPWGGAPGGGPERSSDMAAGDSRGGFWSRSQLASSGQQSGGGLPFCGPESSGGRGLQVGGWRGLQGDDWRSEAAAGRTAMGRASDAIPARAASNQQGGGSGVAWHQGSGDFLEHPNADGGSGAHSQRHLQLPGAHPSSQGERGLPGLAPESSRGQGTQAGFGVSCASPHAHAGSSAWQQQASRPPQSEEEAHFRHTGRSRPQAGQGFPQAGSGWSGGKEEASDFPSSWEPWQASHQAGAGGAEAPGGDQAWYENVEQPASAQKASGGHLGRGREVEEVPGPHSRRHKDGDRGQRGWDQSSPGYSAGRYYEAGERQSLRQPQNTKGSEREGGVWGQTGSSYVDPRDSSGRRGDGGNSTRGGGHGATRGTPHYGRDGEYGRPGGRGAEGHGGDSGLPGNSLRAHATPGPNAEQKGFTVIVTNVPVDLSAADLHQAFSAVGPLLRTDIMLSSSGERTGRVCFTFSTWQAAEDAVSRFDGGDLNGRCIRVFME